A stretch of DNA from Nitrososphaerota archaeon:
AGACCTCACGGAGCTCACTAGCACGGTAGCGACGACGGGTTTAACTTCCGGGTTCGGAATGGGACCGGGTGGAACCCCGCCGCTGTGGCCGGCTACTTCAAGGGCGGTATCGGGGTATTGATTAACTTTGTGGACAATCTTTAAAGCGGTCGAGCCTTCACCGAGCGGCAGGTTTTGCGGGAGCGGTTTCTAGGTTGAAGGCGGTTATTCTTGCAGGTGGTTTCGGGAAGAGGTTAAGGCCTCTTACGAATGTGAAGCCTAAGCCGCTTATCCTTGTGTCGGGCATACCTATTCTTCTATGGCAGATAGACTGGCTGAAAAAGCATGGTGTCAACGAGATAATTATCTGCGCAGGCTATCTCAAGGAACGCATCTTCGACTACATAGGGGACGGATCCAAGTTCGGGGTCAGCGTAAAATACGCTATCGAAGAAACGCCTCTAGGAACAGGAGGAGCATTAAGAAACGCGGAGAAGCTGCTTAACGGTGAACAAGAAGCCTTCCTGATGCTGAACGGAGATATTCTGACCAACCTGGATCCGCAGAAGCTCCGCGCAAGCCTCGATGAAGGACATGCTTTGGCCAGTATTGCTGTTATCCCGCTGCCTAGTCCTTACGGTGTTATTGACATCGAGGACACCGGTGTGATTACCGGTTTTAGGGAGAAGCCTCGTCTCGACGGCTACTGGATCAATGCCGGCATCTACTGTCTCTCACCGAAGATACTTGAATCGCTGCCGAAGCAGGGCAACATTGAGACAACAGCCTTCCCAGACCTGGCTAAGAAAGGACTCATCAAAGCCACAAGGTACAAAGACGTGGTTTGGCGCTCAATCGACTCCCACAAAGACATAGAAGAGGCCGAGAAAGAACTCAAACACGAGCTAGACCTAGTCGCCAATGAATACAACATCACCCACCGACAAAGCGACGCCATCTAACCCATTATCTGAAAGAGGAAACGGTTCTTCGCGGCGCTACTTCCTTGACACATGCGGGTTTCCTTTAACATAGAATCTCCACGGCTTATCTTGAGCTAGGCGGATACCGATACGTGTTGTTTGAACCGTCTCGAACACTCTACCGCTTTCTCTGGGTTCGCAGATTTTGAGGTCTGAGGCCGGATCGGTGAGGTCGCGGCTGTTCTGCTCGCGAGTTATCTGAAGCGCCTTGGTAAGTTTCCCGGGGCCGCTTCCCACATCCGTAAGCTTCTCAACCCCGCGGTTCCGCTTCATCCACTCAACTCCTTCAAGCGGCTCCACCGCCCGGATAAGCACAGCAGCCGGAGTCCCCTCCTCCTCAGTTACTGCATTGAGGCAATAGTGGTTCCCATAGGTGAAGTAGACGTAGGAGATGCCGGGTTGCCCGAACATCACAACATTCCGAGGAGTTTTTCCACGGTAGGAGTGGCTAGCAGGATCGTCTACTCCGCGGTAAGCCTCCGTCTCAACAATCCTTCCAACTAAGAGACCACTGGATACTCTACGGACTAGGAGTTTACCGAGAAGCTCCGGAGCAACGATAAGCGTATCTCGGTTATAGAATCTTCTGGGAACAGGTTCTGCGACGATGCTCATGCTGCGCTGCGGAAGAAGCAAGCTTTTTACGTGGCTAAAAAGAGTTGGTTGATCCGGGTGGGGACGTAGTCCAGCCTGGTTCTTAACCCTGGAAAGGTAGGACGACAGGCTCCAGAGGCGAACAGCAAAAAATAAGCTATAGGTTCGCTGACACTATCAAAAGTGGATGATGTTGCTTTGGAGCGCAGGAGGAACCTGTAGGCCGTGGGTTCAAGTCCCATCGTCCCCATCCTGTTTTTGGATTGTAGCGGGTTTCGGTTGAACATGCTGGTCAATAATCTGTGCGTAGGTTGTTGTGCTCTGCAATACGTTATAATTTGTTAAGAAATAATCAAAGATATGGTTTCAATTTTTGTTATCCGTCTTAACTATCAAAGCTAGTACGATCA
This window harbors:
- a CDS encoding nucleotidyltransferase family protein, coding for MKAVILAGGFGKRLRPLTNVKPKPLILVSGIPILLWQIDWLKKHGVNEIIICAGYLKERIFDYIGDGSKFGVSVKYAIEETPLGTGGALRNAEKLLNGEQEAFLMLNGDILTNLDPQKLRASLDEGHALASIAVIPLPSPYGVIDIEDTGVITGFREKPRLDGYWINAGIYCLSPKILESLPKQGNIETTAFPDLAKKGLIKATRYKDVVWRSIDSHKDIEEAEKELKHELDLVANEYNITHRQSDAI
- a CDS encoding DNA-3-methyladenine glycosylase, with translation MSIVAEPVPRRFYNRDTLIVAPELLGKLLVRRVSSGLLVGRIVETEAYRGVDDPASHSYRGKTPRNVVMFGQPGISYVYFTYGNHYCLNAVTEEEGTPAAVLIRAVEPLEGVEWMKRNRGVEKLTDVGSGPGKLTKALQITREQNSRDLTDPASDLKICEPRESGRVFETVQTTRIGIRLAQDKPWRFYVKGNPHVSRK